One Rhodococcus sp. P1Y DNA window includes the following coding sequences:
- a CDS encoding TIGR00730 family Rossman fold protein: MNQQATSPRQSTWNVCVYCASGPVDASFIELARELGTEIGRRGWGLVSGGGNVSMMGAVAESARAAGAFTVGVIPKALVHREVADVDADELIVTDTMRERKKVMEDRADAFITLPGGIGTLEELFETWTAGYLGMHSKPMVLLDPPGHFDGLFQWIDGLSSTGFVQQRALDALVRTVTVESALDACSP; this comes from the coding sequence GTGAATCAACAAGCGACGAGTCCGCGACAATCGACGTGGAATGTGTGCGTCTACTGCGCATCCGGTCCGGTCGACGCATCGTTCATCGAACTCGCGCGCGAGCTGGGTACCGAGATCGGTCGGCGCGGCTGGGGTCTGGTCTCGGGCGGTGGCAACGTCTCGATGATGGGTGCCGTAGCAGAATCGGCCCGCGCTGCCGGAGCCTTCACTGTCGGCGTCATCCCCAAGGCGCTCGTGCACCGGGAGGTCGCCGATGTCGACGCGGACGAACTGATCGTCACCGACACCATGCGTGAGCGGAAGAAGGTCATGGAGGACCGAGCCGACGCATTCATCACGCTTCCCGGCGGAATCGGCACCTTGGAGGAGCTGTTCGAAACCTGGACGGCGGGGTATCTGGGAATGCACAGCAAGCCGATGGTTCTGCTCGATCCTCCGGGCCACTTCGACGGCCTTTTTCAGTGGATCGACGGACTGTCGTCGACCGGATTCGTTCAACAGCGTGCCTTGGATGCCCTGGTCAGAACCGTGACCGTGGAGTCAGCGCTCGATGCATGTTCGCCGTGA
- a CDS encoding TIGR00730 family Rossman fold protein yields the protein MDDEKAIRHKGPVVLRRGRNSESSTSDQRLLDQRGPGNWIHTDTWRVLRIQSEFVEGFGALAEVPKAVTVFGSARTPVDHPEYAQARELGKSLAEAGFAVITGGGPGAMEGANRGACDADGYSIGLGIELPFEQGLNEWVDLGVNFRYFFVRKTMFVKYSQAFVCLPGGFGTLDELFEALTLVQTEKVTRFPIILLGTEFWSGLIDWIKNTLVAQGKVSRKDLELIHCTDSVDEAVQIVLNTTGETL from the coding sequence ATGGACGACGAGAAGGCGATCAGGCACAAAGGGCCGGTAGTGCTTCGGCGTGGACGGAATTCGGAATCCTCCACCTCGGATCAGCGGTTGCTCGACCAACGGGGACCCGGCAATTGGATCCACACCGATACCTGGCGAGTGCTGCGGATTCAGAGCGAGTTCGTCGAGGGGTTCGGCGCCCTCGCCGAAGTCCCCAAAGCCGTGACGGTTTTCGGGTCGGCACGAACACCCGTGGATCACCCGGAGTACGCGCAAGCCCGCGAGCTCGGAAAGTCCCTGGCCGAAGCAGGATTCGCGGTCATCACCGGCGGAGGACCCGGAGCGATGGAAGGTGCGAACCGGGGAGCCTGCGACGCGGACGGGTACTCCATCGGTCTCGGAATCGAGCTCCCCTTCGAGCAGGGGCTCAACGAGTGGGTCGATCTCGGGGTCAACTTCCGTTACTTCTTCGTCCGAAAGACGATGTTCGTCAAGTACTCTCAGGCGTTCGTCTGTCTGCCGGGCGGGTTCGGTACCTTGGACGAGCTGTTCGAGGCGCTCACTCTGGTGCAGACCGAAAAAGTCACTCGATTCCCGATCATCCTGCTGGGCACCGAGTTCTGGTCGGGCTTGATCGACTGGATCAAGAACACTCTGGTGGCACAGGGCAAGGTGTCGCGAAAAGATCTCGAGCTCATCCACTGCACCGACAGCGTCGACGAGGCAGTGCAGATCGTGCTGAACACGACGGGGGAGACACTGTGA
- the dapE gene encoding succinyl-diaminopimelate desuccinylase, producing MSFPELDLHADPIDLTAALVDIPSVSQDESVVADAVEAALRSQTTGFEIVRNGNAVLARTDRGLPSRVMLAGHLDTVPIADNVPSRRERDHADGDVIHGCGTVDMKSGDAVFLHLAATVTDAVHDLTLVFYDCEEIEATKNGLGRIERELPEWLQADVAILGEPSGGFIEAGCQGTLRVRLSASGTRAHSARSWLGDNAIHKFGAVLNRLASYEARQVDIDGCVYREGLQAVRISGGVAGNVVPDVAELDVNFRFAPDRSVEQAIEHVREVVDGLDLGFEVTDASPGALPGLAAPAAAALIEAAGGQFRAKYGWTDVSRFSALGIPAVNYGPGDPNLAHKRDERVPVQQITDVTRVLRAYLSNP from the coding sequence GTGAGTTTTCCCGAGTTGGACCTGCATGCCGATCCGATCGACCTGACTGCGGCGCTGGTGGACATCCCCAGCGTCTCGCAGGACGAGAGCGTCGTCGCCGACGCAGTGGAGGCCGCTCTCCGCAGTCAGACCACCGGATTCGAGATCGTCCGCAACGGCAACGCTGTTCTGGCGCGAACCGATCGCGGACTGCCTAGCCGTGTGATGCTGGCAGGACACCTCGACACCGTGCCGATCGCCGACAATGTGCCGAGTCGCCGCGAGAGAGACCATGCGGACGGCGACGTCATCCACGGGTGCGGCACGGTGGACATGAAGTCGGGCGACGCAGTCTTCCTGCACTTGGCGGCCACTGTCACCGACGCGGTGCACGACCTCACGCTCGTCTTCTACGACTGCGAGGAGATCGAGGCCACGAAGAACGGCCTCGGCCGAATCGAACGTGAGCTGCCCGAGTGGCTGCAGGCCGACGTCGCGATTCTGGGTGAACCCTCGGGCGGTTTCATCGAAGCCGGTTGCCAGGGCACACTTCGAGTGCGGTTGTCGGCCAGCGGAACCCGTGCCCACAGTGCGCGATCATGGTTGGGAGACAACGCGATCCACAAGTTCGGTGCCGTCCTGAATCGGCTCGCGTCGTACGAGGCTCGCCAGGTGGACATCGACGGGTGTGTCTATCGTGAGGGTCTGCAGGCGGTCCGCATTTCCGGTGGCGTCGCAGGAAACGTCGTCCCCGACGTGGCCGAACTCGACGTGAATTTCAGGTTCGCGCCGGACCGAAGCGTCGAGCAGGCAATCGAGCATGTTCGTGAAGTGGTCGACGGCTTGGATCTCGGTTTCGAGGTTACCGATGCTTCCCCCGGTGCATTGCCCGGTCTCGCTGCTCCCGCTGCCGCTGCGCTCATCGAGGCCGCGGGTGGGCAGTTCCGAGCCAAGTACGGCTGGACCGACGTCTCGCGGTTCTCGGCCCTGGGGATCCCCGCGGTCAACTACGGCCCCGGAGATCCGAACCTCGCGCACAAGAGGGACGAGCGCGTCCCGGTCCAGCAGATCACCGACGTCACCCGCGTCCTGCGAGCCTATCTTTCCAACCCGTAG